Proteins found in one Fulvitalea axinellae genomic segment:
- a CDS encoding CBU_0592 family membrane protein: MNTVDWLGFIGVFQILLAYTLNVSGRLEKDSLVFILLNLFGAILACLASILMKYIPFIVLEGVWSIVSFIALIKKRKQTGNKNYQELL, from the coding sequence ATGAATACAGTAGATTGGCTAGGGTTTATTGGTGTATTTCAAATTCTATTGGCATATACGCTAAACGTATCAGGCAGATTAGAAAAGGATAGTTTAGTCTTTATTCTACTAAACCTCTTTGGTGCTATACTGGCTTGTTTAGCCTCTATACTTATGAAATATATCCCGTTTATAGTGCTTGAGGGAGTTTGGTCAATCGTATCATTCATTGCCCTGATAAAAAAGAGAAAACAGACAGGTAATAAAAACTATCAAGAATTACTTTAA
- a CDS encoding helix-turn-helix domain-containing protein has translation MERLKKPNFLRRPRKHRQLNAELRDRLAMALRRGLNQKEVASLINVHPSTVSRELRRNSPMGFYDPKLAQLLHRMRKLATAMADRLPHQSIIRHQAFSKLPVPRTWILWLSDTVEYQRIPPRKRPRYIQTEKRKHRLPYRGKSLFSWLNGSTFSEPAWPPSRRAFRIYSRNEKPFHFLRNKILFALMHWELDQEEAKQREYNNKQKALSPPRNETLTKKLTSTDTDETAPLWPKAA, from the coding sequence ATGGAGCGCCTCAAAAAACCGAACTTCCTACGCCGTCCGCGCAAACACCGGCAACTCAACGCCGAACTGCGCGACAGGCTGGCTATGGCCCTAAGGCGCGGCCTTAACCAAAAAGAAGTCGCCTCCCTGATAAACGTACACCCCTCTACCGTAAGCCGGGAACTCCGACGCAACAGCCCGATGGGATTCTACGACCCCAAATTGGCCCAACTACTCCACCGCATGCGCAAACTGGCTACCGCCATGGCCGACCGACTACCGCACCAAAGCATCATACGACATCAGGCCTTCTCAAAATTGCCCGTACCCCGCACATGGATTCTCTGGCTATCCGATACAGTAGAGTACCAACGTATACCGCCCCGAAAGCGCCCACGCTATATACAAACCGAAAAACGAAAGCACCGCTTGCCGTACAGGGGCAAGTCCCTGTTTAGTTGGCTTAACGGCTCCACCTTTAGCGAACCCGCTTGGCCACCCAGCCGACGGGCTTTCCGTATTTATAGCCGAAACGAAAAGCCATTCCATTTTTTAAGAAACAAAATCCTGTTTGCGCTAATGCACTGGGAGCTTGACCAAGAAGAGGCCAAACAAAGGGAATATAACAATAAACAGAAAGCTCTCTCACCGCCCAGAAACGAAACGCTAACAAAGAAACTCACCTCAACGGACACGGACGAGACAGCACCCCTATGGCCAAAAGCCGCCTAA
- a CDS encoding alpha/beta hydrolase has protein sequence MKMLIWTGAILVTLVVVFLLGPKPPTPTFDASLPLIQANSLAELEKSITASEAKFHIKPENESRITWANDTAKTQTEYAVIYLHGFSASPKEGDPIDIEFARHYGANLYRPRLSEHGLVSDSPLENLTPDGYIASATEALAIGKKLGKKVILMGCSTGCTLALYLASQHPEDVQALILYSPNIDLYDGTSALLPMPWGEKLASAVIGGSYYTPNVVGDEAKYWYGKYHIKGLVALKQLVNGTMTDETFKKIKQPVFVGYYYKDEQRQDNTVSVKRIEEMFDAISTPDGLKTKKAFPNAGVHAIVSRFTSGSVPEIKAETDKFAREILKMKPGN, from the coding sequence ATGAAAATGCTTATCTGGACCGGAGCGATACTTGTCACGCTCGTCGTTGTGTTTCTTTTAGGGCCAAAACCGCCAACCCCGACGTTCGACGCTTCCCTTCCGTTGATTCAGGCCAATAGCTTGGCCGAGCTCGAAAAATCCATCACCGCTTCCGAAGCGAAGTTCCATATCAAGCCCGAAAACGAATCCCGAATTACCTGGGCCAACGACACCGCGAAAACGCAAACGGAATACGCCGTAATCTACCTGCACGGCTTCTCCGCCAGCCCAAAAGAAGGCGACCCCATCGATATTGAATTTGCTCGGCACTACGGCGCCAATCTTTACCGTCCCCGCCTTTCGGAACACGGACTCGTAAGCGATTCCCCTCTGGAAAACCTCACGCCCGACGGGTATATCGCCTCCGCAACGGAAGCGTTGGCCATAGGCAAAAAACTCGGCAAGAAAGTAATCCTGATGGGTTGTTCCACAGGATGCACGCTCGCCCTGTATCTGGCCTCCCAGCACCCTGAGGATGTGCAGGCGCTTATACTCTACTCCCCGAATATAGACCTGTACGACGGCACCTCCGCCCTGCTCCCCATGCCTTGGGGCGAAAAACTCGCTTCGGCGGTAATCGGAGGTTCATATTACACGCCAAACGTAGTGGGAGACGAAGCGAAATACTGGTACGGAAAATACCATATCAAAGGCTTGGTAGCGCTCAAACAACTGGTCAACGGCACCATGACCGACGAAACGTTCAAAAAAATTAAGCAACCAGTGTTTGTAGGGTATTACTACAAAGACGAACAGCGACAGGACAATACCGTATCCGTAAAGCGTATCGAGGAAATGTTCGACGCGATCAGCACTCCCGACGGCCTTAAAACGAAAAAAGCGTTTCCTAACGCCGGTGTCCACGCTATCGTATCGCGTTTCACCAGCGGGTCCGTTCCGGAAATCAAGGCCGAAACCGATAAGTTCGCTAGGGAGATTTTGAAAATGAAGCCGGGGAATTGA
- a CDS encoding GAF domain-containing protein, with amino-acid sequence MNTFSIKTSLYLTLSLFLTIILATSLAHLYRTHQSAERVALFGHVTFPTQSLLQEHYDMTEYIAMTHGASMYYDQVTVESVQLYRMEMDSSFSYIKQKTIILNHKWDSIGNTESPLTSIIDKITTLEKAYGMLYEMAASESSNGMLTNSQKLTDFTNKTLVPLTTEYREYVKAQLDQIQQHNNNFVVEQQKISDNAKLASAASIFIGILASVLLTYWLYQSIYIPLNAVVDRVHRLTKGDVPEKGLEISAETKVDEIINIQKSFAQLEESVRKSSSFAASIGKGQYDHQFQPLSDKDILGNSLLEMRNSLEMVNKEAKQRSWATTGLAEFGETLRQNNQDLAKLCEKTLAKAVKYLNANQGALFVINDSETEPYLELASCYAWKRKKYLSKKIMQGEGLAGQAWIERSKIFMTDIPDDYVNITSGLGKALPSCLLVMPLIVNETVYGVLEIASFKVFEQYEVEFVEKLSENIASTLSSVKTTEKTQMLLEESTQMTEQLRAQEEEMRQNMEEMIATQEELERQRQLNA; translated from the coding sequence GTGAATACGTTTTCCATTAAAACTAGCCTTTACCTGACTCTGTCACTTTTTCTGACGATAATCTTGGCCACCTCGCTGGCTCACTTGTACCGTACGCACCAAAGCGCCGAACGTGTGGCGCTTTTCGGGCACGTGACATTCCCCACTCAAAGCCTACTGCAAGAGCACTATGATATGACCGAATACATTGCCATGACACATGGCGCCTCAATGTACTACGATCAGGTAACGGTGGAAAGCGTCCAGCTTTATCGTATGGAAATGGATTCGTCTTTTTCCTATATCAAACAAAAGACTATAATTCTCAACCACAAATGGGATTCTATCGGCAATACGGAGTCTCCGCTGACCAGTATTATCGATAAAATCACCACGTTGGAAAAGGCCTATGGCATGCTCTACGAGATGGCCGCTTCGGAATCCTCAAACGGAATGCTGACCAATAGCCAGAAGCTCACCGACTTTACCAACAAAACCCTGGTCCCCCTCACCACCGAGTATCGCGAATACGTCAAAGCGCAACTTGACCAGATCCAACAGCACAACAATAACTTCGTTGTAGAACAGCAAAAAATCTCCGACAACGCCAAACTGGCTTCGGCCGCTTCCATTTTTATCGGAATACTGGCCAGCGTATTGCTTACGTATTGGCTTTACCAGTCCATTTACATTCCGCTGAACGCCGTAGTGGACAGGGTACACAGGCTGACCAAAGGCGATGTTCCCGAAAAAGGCCTTGAAATATCGGCGGAGACCAAAGTGGACGAGATTATCAATATCCAGAAATCATTCGCCCAACTGGAAGAAAGCGTCCGCAAAAGCTCTTCATTCGCCGCCAGTATAGGCAAGGGCCAATACGATCACCAATTCCAGCCGCTTAGCGACAAGGACATACTGGGCAACTCCCTGCTGGAGATGCGAAACAGCCTTGAAATGGTAAACAAGGAAGCGAAACAAAGAAGCTGGGCAACTACGGGCTTGGCCGAATTTGGAGAAACGCTCCGCCAAAACAACCAAGATTTGGCTAAACTCTGCGAAAAAACTTTGGCCAAAGCCGTAAAATACCTGAACGCTAACCAAGGCGCGCTATTCGTAATCAATGATTCGGAGACGGAGCCATATTTGGAACTGGCCTCATGTTATGCGTGGAAACGCAAAAAATACCTGTCAAAGAAAATAATGCAGGGCGAAGGACTGGCCGGACAAGCCTGGATAGAAAGGTCCAAAATATTTATGACCGATATTCCGGACGACTATGTAAACATTACCTCCGGCTTGGGCAAGGCGCTCCCGTCATGCCTGCTGGTCATGCCGCTTATAGTGAACGAAACGGTATACGGGGTTTTGGAAATCGCGTCGTTCAAAGTATTCGAACAATATGAGGTTGAGTTCGTGGAAAAACTTTCCGAAAATATCGCCTCTACACTTTCCAGCGTAAAAACCACCGAGAAAACCCAAATGCTACTGGAAGAATCGACCCAGATGACCGAACAGCTCCGTGCGCAGGAAGAGGAAATGCGCCAAAATATGGAAGAAATGATAGCCACGCAGGAGGAATTGGAGCGCCAGCGTCAACTGAATGCTTGA
- a CDS encoding ATP-dependent nuclease, translated as MKILNISIENYRNLSSVDIHFDATCNFIVGENNLGKSNLLNLINTVFTRRAFWIDDFTDKSLPIHIELCLQLADVEIGHFEDLFDLEDYSKINIVCKQASSDDNLEYYHKETETYIAPSLIKCLNFIFYDSLRNPIAEINFDKGRGVGRFLTNIVKGYLSEKELNTESLIDGAEIEGLITDLNSKLYKIKAFQDYDVSASIENEIEHLIPKLISLKDGKGDTLSKSGYGVQFLLLVTLSILDKLQTITEQRGERGVFEDEVSGEKSISLVLGLDEPEIHLHPYMQRSLVKYLNRVMNNENEDFALLVKELFGIDKFIGQVIIATHSPNIILNDYKQIVRIFKDEDEVKIISGSNIQLGEQLNKHLFLHFPFIKEAFFSRCAIFVEGDSEYGSFPFFGEKLGIDFDDFGISVIQAGGDSVKQLVQIAEKFGIPCIGINDSDGDNAPTGIDNLLKTNECDFEAELMFLIDNEKEALLEEIVSEYDSLKNERELDAKAINKRAFKKYGFLPSAIGKKLKLSEIEKTDIVHLKAFYSTWFSINKSQTLARLIGLRLGTEEIPEVYKNLIVQAKDMC; from the coding sequence ATGAAAATATTAAACATTTCAATAGAAAATTACAGAAATCTAAGCAGTGTTGATATACATTTTGATGCTACTTGCAACTTTATTGTCGGTGAGAATAATCTGGGAAAATCAAACTTGCTTAATTTGATAAATACTGTATTTACACGTAGGGCGTTTTGGATTGACGATTTTACGGATAAATCATTACCAATACATATTGAGCTTTGCTTACAACTTGCAGATGTAGAAATAGGTCATTTTGAAGATTTATTTGACCTTGAAGATTATTCCAAAATTAATATTGTATGCAAACAAGCATCGTCTGATGATAACCTTGAATATTACCATAAGGAAACTGAAACTTATATTGCGCCATCACTAATAAAATGTTTGAATTTTATTTTCTATGATTCTTTAAGAAATCCAATTGCAGAAATCAATTTTGATAAAGGTCGTGGAGTTGGACGATTCTTAACAAATATTGTAAAAGGATATTTAAGCGAAAAAGAGTTGAATACAGAGAGCTTGATAGATGGAGCAGAAATAGAAGGATTGATTACAGACCTAAATTCCAAACTCTACAAAATAAAGGCTTTTCAGGACTATGATGTTTCGGCTAGTATCGAGAATGAAATTGAACATTTGATTCCAAAATTAATATCCCTCAAAGATGGAAAGGGAGATACATTATCAAAGAGTGGTTATGGAGTTCAGTTTTTATTATTGGTTACGCTTTCGATTCTAGATAAGCTACAAACAATTACAGAACAAAGAGGTGAAAGAGGAGTTTTTGAAGATGAAGTATCAGGGGAAAAATCAATTTCATTAGTGTTAGGACTAGATGAGCCAGAAATTCATTTACATCCATATATGCAACGCTCATTGGTTAAATATCTCAATCGAGTAATGAACAATGAAAATGAGGATTTTGCATTATTAGTAAAAGAATTATTTGGGATAGATAAGTTTATAGGTCAGGTTATAATCGCAACCCATTCTCCAAACATTATATTAAATGATTACAAGCAAATTGTAAGAATATTTAAAGATGAGGACGAAGTCAAAATTATATCTGGCAGTAATATCCAATTAGGAGAACAGTTAAATAAACATTTATTTCTTCATTTCCCATTTATTAAAGAAGCCTTCTTTTCTCGATGTGCAATTTTTGTTGAAGGAGATTCGGAGTATGGTAGTTTTCCTTTTTTTGGAGAAAAACTAGGAATTGATTTTGACGATTTTGGGATTTCAGTTATTCAAGCTGGGGGTGATTCTGTAAAGCAACTTGTACAAATTGCAGAAAAGTTTGGAATCCCTTGTATTGGTATAAATGATAGTGATGGAGATAATGCTCCAACTGGAATAGATAATCTTTTGAAAACAAACGAATGTGACTTTGAGGCAGAATTGATGTTCTTGATTGACAATGAAAAAGAAGCCTTGTTGGAGGAAATAGTTTCTGAATATGATTCATTAAAAAATGAACGTGAATTAGATGCAAAAGCTATAAATAAAAGAGCTTTTAAAAAGTATGGTTTTTTGCCCTCTGCAATTGGTAAAAAATTAAAGCTATCGGAAATTGAAAAAACAGACATTGTACATTTAAAAGCGTTTTATTCAACATGGTTTTCTATTAATAAATCCCAAACATTAGCTCGGTTAATAGGATTGAGACTCGGGACAGAAGAAATTCCCGAAGTATATAAGAATTTGATTGTACAGGCTAAAGATATGTGCTAA
- a CDS encoding ATP-dependent helicase, protein MDSSKLEIIKTRIKEKHQGDKKQLEVIFSPEKRILVEAPAGYGKTHTMVSRIAYLVASNQIPSPKRLLALTFSVNAAYKIKKDVGRNIPALLDGVGKEINIKDKSYVSNYHGFCRTILKKYGQKLHSNLLNLDTLLSIDDSDPSKLMQTFKSLSPEDAELLSEFNISVKEIKGTQLKEKIDRYNEIVISELLTKGAIPFNAIITLTIKLFKDFPNILSFYQNYYTTVLVDEFQDTNILSYWLLHYLVIDKTNVIFLGDSLQRIYGFIGAIPNLLNRATEKFKLKVISLDKNYRFASNPNMLQLDKIIRQNALNPFSNPDSLNSEIEFSIYDEQSTEALEVVKKTLKTLQNEKESNLSILVKQRGPNVDFIIETFKHNKIPFFYGLFTDEDANYINFNRKCLYEFIELIKGNKRVTKKLGKSHSKKIREIFSEDNTALIQAMFELLDVFWTRIFIDYSFLTDEDRINLVKDTFEHNGLKQFMEFLDSKIIISTVHAAKGLEWDYVILPDMEQDLFPNWFGLCGKCQNKTDCNFLVDKENESKFLEELSVFYVAVTRARKKVSFTASKLQLTRYNPKQKNISCFMKLPGMVILPNN, encoded by the coding sequence ATGGATAGTTCTAAACTTGAAATAATAAAAACAAGGATAAAGGAGAAGCATCAAGGAGATAAAAAGCAGCTTGAAGTTATTTTCTCACCCGAAAAAAGAATTCTTGTAGAGGCACCTGCAGGCTATGGAAAAACTCATACGATGGTTAGTCGTATTGCATATTTGGTTGCAAGTAATCAAATTCCTTCACCTAAAAGACTTTTAGCACTCACTTTTAGTGTAAACGCTGCATATAAAATAAAAAAAGATGTAGGCAGAAACATTCCAGCACTACTTGATGGCGTTGGTAAAGAAATTAATATAAAGGATAAGTCTTATGTTTCAAATTATCATGGGTTTTGCAGAACAATTTTAAAAAAGTATGGGCAAAAGCTACATTCTAATTTATTAAACTTGGATACGTTGCTGTCAATTGATGATAGTGACCCGAGCAAATTAATGCAAACTTTTAAAAGTCTTTCACCTGAAGATGCAGAACTTTTATCAGAATTTAACATTTCTGTAAAAGAAATTAAAGGCACACAACTTAAAGAAAAAATTGACCGTTACAATGAAATTGTAATCTCAGAATTGTTAACTAAAGGAGCTATTCCCTTTAATGCAATTATAACCTTAACTATTAAATTATTTAAAGATTTTCCAAATATACTTTCGTTCTATCAGAACTACTACACTACGGTACTTGTTGATGAGTTTCAGGACACAAACATACTTAGTTATTGGTTATTGCACTATTTGGTAATTGATAAAACTAATGTTATATTTCTAGGTGATTCACTTCAAAGAATATATGGATTTATTGGAGCTATTCCCAATTTATTAAATCGTGCAACTGAGAAGTTTAAGCTTAAGGTGATTTCTCTTGATAAAAATTATCGTTTTGCATCTAATCCTAATATGCTTCAATTAGATAAAATCATAAGACAAAACGCATTAAATCCATTTTCCAACCCCGACTCTTTAAACTCAGAAATAGAGTTTTCCATCTACGATGAACAGAGTACTGAAGCATTGGAAGTTGTAAAAAAGACCCTTAAGACATTGCAAAATGAGAAAGAATCTAATTTGTCGATTCTTGTAAAACAAAGAGGACCCAATGTTGATTTTATAATTGAAACATTCAAACATAACAAGATACCATTTTTCTACGGGCTTTTTACCGATGAAGATGCTAATTATATAAACTTTAATCGTAAGTGTTTATATGAATTTATTGAATTAATTAAAGGCAATAAAAGAGTTACGAAAAAGCTAGGAAAATCTCATTCGAAGAAAATTAGAGAAATTTTTTCGGAGGATAATACTGCATTGATTCAAGCAATGTTTGAATTATTAGATGTTTTTTGGACACGTATTTTTATCGACTATTCATTTCTTACAGATGAAGACAGGATAAACTTAGTGAAAGATACTTTTGAACATAATGGATTAAAGCAATTTATGGAATTCCTTGATTCAAAAATTATTATTTCGACAGTCCATGCAGCAAAAGGTCTTGAATGGGATTACGTAATTTTACCTGATATGGAGCAAGATTTATTTCCCAATTGGTTTGGGCTATGTGGTAAATGTCAAAATAAGACTGATTGTAATTTCCTTGTAGATAAAGAAAATGAGAGTAAATTTCTTGAAGAATTAAGTGTTTTTTATGTAGCAGTAACACGTGCTAGAAAAAAAGTGTCTTTTACTGCAAGTAAACTTCAATTGACTAGATATAACCCTAAACAAAAAAATATTAGTTGCTTTATGAAGTTGCCTGGTATGGTAATATTACCCAACAACTAG
- a CDS encoding DUF1501 domain-containing protein, with product MKDSKKISRRKFMGQASCAAVGTLSLYSSVFNLGMANALATPNQDDDYKALVCVLLAGGNDSFNMLAPTNGHFYNDYKNTRANLALANNQLRKINFRDNDGRQFGLHPAMSDIQKLFNDKKIAMISNVGTLVEPITKSDYLNRSKRLPLGLLSHADQVMHWQTSMPHSRSARGWAGRIADIMNTQNENDRISMNISLSGSNIFQAGNKTHQYAIRSSERNGSVGIAPFESGEWYDKPLRKGIDSLLSQQYGNVFKQTFAQKTKTAHDNHEEFSQALEENGRISTNFGDSQFEQDMKMVARTVAARKKLGMKRQVFFVLYGGWDHHDNVLASQQEMLSTVSKGFGQFDKAMRELGTDNNVTTFLTSDFGRTLTSNGNGTDHAWGGNVMVMGGAVNGGRVYGKYPDIKLKSQFEVGGGIFVPTLSTDEYFAELSLWFGVAPSELETILPNLSNFHNVRSGDLPIGFMKKA from the coding sequence ATGAAAGACTCGAAAAAAATATCCCGTCGCAAATTTATGGGCCAAGCCTCTTGCGCCGCCGTAGGGACTTTATCGCTATACAGCTCCGTTTTCAACCTGGGAATGGCCAACGCCTTGGCCACGCCCAACCAAGACGACGATTACAAGGCGCTGGTTTGCGTACTGTTGGCGGGCGGAAACGACAGCTTCAATATGTTGGCGCCCACCAACGGACACTTTTACAACGATTACAAAAACACCCGGGCGAATCTGGCCTTGGCCAATAACCAACTCCGGAAAATCAACTTCCGGGACAACGACGGCCGGCAGTTCGGACTCCATCCGGCCATGTCCGACATCCAGAAGCTTTTCAACGACAAGAAAATCGCCATGATATCGAACGTGGGGACTTTGGTGGAGCCCATTACCAAGAGCGATTACCTGAACCGCAGCAAAAGGCTACCGCTCGGCCTGCTCTCCCACGCCGACCAAGTGATGCATTGGCAAACGTCCATGCCCCACTCGCGCTCGGCCAGAGGCTGGGCTGGCCGGATCGCCGATATTATGAACACTCAGAACGAGAACGACAGGATATCGATGAATATCTCGCTCTCGGGTTCCAATATCTTTCAGGCCGGAAACAAAACCCACCAGTACGCGATCAGAAGCTCGGAACGCAACGGAAGCGTGGGCATAGCTCCTTTTGAGAGCGGAGAGTGGTATGACAAACCTTTGAGGAAAGGCATCGACAGCCTGCTGAGCCAGCAATACGGAAACGTATTCAAGCAGACATTCGCCCAAAAGACCAAAACCGCCCACGACAATCACGAAGAATTCTCGCAGGCGCTGGAAGAAAACGGCCGGATTTCGACCAATTTCGGCGACAGCCAATTCGAGCAGGATATGAAGATGGTGGCCCGGACGGTGGCCGCCCGCAAAAAATTGGGTATGAAGCGCCAAGTCTTTTTCGTTTTGTACGGTGGCTGGGACCACCACGACAACGTTTTGGCCTCGCAACAGGAAATGCTCAGTACGGTAAGCAAAGGCTTCGGCCAATTCGACAAAGCGATGCGGGAACTCGGGACCGACAACAACGTCACCACCTTCCTGACCTCGGACTTTGGCCGGACACTTACCTCAAACGGTAACGGAACCGACCACGCCTGGGGCGGTAATGTGATGGTAATGGGCGGAGCGGTAAACGGCGGAAGGGTTTACGGTAAATATCCGGACATCAAGCTAAAGAGCCAATTCGAAGTGGGCGGCGGAATCTTCGTCCCCACACTTTCCACCGACGAGTATTTCGCGGAACTGAGCCTCTGGTTCGGCGTGGCTCCTTCGGAGTTGGAAACTATACTTCCGAACCTCTCGAATTTCCATAACGTCAGGTCCGGAGATCTGCCGATCGGTTTTATGAAAAAAGCCTGA
- a CDS encoding SMI1/KNR4 family protein, producing the protein MTIEKFRQRLKEFDSKVVISPLSEIEVSKIESILERKLPEYYREFLLNIGLKQDVIWGINDRVSDFNPLTNFLPNGESKNYFRFGHNGGEDYWLLRSDDPNDRTIYEYDYYCNFEIKSLNKTFDDLLDEAIQNLEANQDDLTENSQKIWAVQFSIDTDNVDLIIESLKEDFGCEIIKEIEKTEVSSAGVICSEGVILINGVELPISKQEYSGWNTASFSFDWNESVIEMNENSLINRIENKLKSAGLKVTLIDYGIMDL; encoded by the coding sequence ATGACAATAGAAAAATTCAGACAAAGGCTTAAGGAATTCGACTCAAAGGTGGTTATTAGCCCTCTAAGCGAAATAGAAGTAAGCAAAATTGAGTCAATACTTGAAAGAAAACTACCGGAGTACTATCGGGAATTTTTACTTAATATCGGTTTAAAACAAGATGTAATTTGGGGGATAAATGACAGAGTCTCTGATTTCAATCCTTTAACGAATTTTTTACCTAATGGCGAATCAAAAAATTACTTTCGATTCGGTCATAATGGAGGGGAAGACTACTGGCTATTGAGAAGTGATGACCCGAATGATAGGACAATTTATGAATATGACTATTACTGTAACTTTGAAATAAAAAGCTTAAACAAAACTTTCGATGATCTTCTGGATGAAGCGATTCAGAATTTGGAAGCAAACCAAGACGATCTGACCGAAAATTCCCAGAAGATCTGGGCAGTTCAATTTTCTATTGATACCGATAATGTCGATTTGATAATTGAATCGTTAAAAGAGGATTTCGGTTGCGAAATTATAAAGGAGATTGAAAAAACAGAAGTGTCATCCGCCGGTGTCATTTGCTCGGAAGGCGTTATTCTAATAAACGGGGTTGAACTACCTATTTCTAAACAGGAATACTCCGGGTGGAATACGGCGTCTTTTTCTTTTGATTGGAATGAATCCGTTATTGAAATGAATGAGAATTCGTTGATCAACAGAATAGAGAATAAACTTAAATCTGCAGGCCTTAAAGTCACCTTAATTGATTATGGAATAATGGATTTGTAG
- the hxpB gene encoding hexitol phosphatase HxpB translates to MIEAVIFDMDGVLIDSEPYWKIAMANVFQTVGVEMSAEKARQTLGLRIREVVEFWHKKEPWTGKDTEKVLEEIIADVERLVLERGEILPGVHQTIEFFREKELPVALASSSPMGLIESFVGKMGIRSHLHAMRSGDQEEYSKPHPAIFINVAKEMGVDPKRCLVFEDSVNGVIAAKAAGMKTVAIPEAEMYADARFSIADMKLASMADFGEKQWLEMNRY, encoded by the coding sequence ATGATTGAAGCTGTAATATTTGATATGGACGGGGTTTTGATCGATTCCGAGCCGTATTGGAAAATCGCCATGGCGAACGTTTTCCAGACTGTGGGAGTGGAAATGAGCGCCGAAAAAGCCCGCCAAACCCTTGGTTTGCGGATTAGGGAAGTGGTTGAGTTTTGGCATAAAAAAGAACCTTGGACGGGTAAAGACACCGAAAAGGTATTGGAAGAAATAATAGCCGACGTGGAGAGGTTGGTATTGGAACGTGGCGAGATATTGCCGGGCGTACACCAAACTATTGAATTTTTCAGGGAAAAGGAGCTTCCGGTGGCTTTGGCTTCTTCGTCGCCGATGGGGCTGATCGAGAGTTTTGTCGGGAAAATGGGGATCCGTAGTCATTTGCACGCGATGCGTTCGGGTGATCAGGAAGAGTATAGCAAACCGCATCCGGCCATATTTATAAATGTGGCCAAAGAGATGGGCGTGGATCCGAAACGTTGTCTCGTGTTCGAAGACTCGGTAAACGGCGTGATAGCGGCCAAAGCGGCGGGAATGAAAACCGTGGCTATTCCCGAAGCGGAAATGTACGCCGACGCCCGTTTTAGCATAGCCGATATGAAATTGGCCAGTATGGCGGACTTCGGCGAGAAACAATGGCTTGAGATGAACCGCTATTGA